The Deinococcus seoulensis genome window below encodes:
- the sufU gene encoding Fe-S cluster assembly sulfur transfer protein SufU, with protein MLPETLAKEIIADHQRRPRHTGPLDDVEGVTLDNPGCGDQVTVWADVQEGRIAALTFTGKGCAISQSSASLMTVALTGKTLPEAQALAGQFRAMVMGEEPGDPHLGDLLALAGVSRLHARRRCALLAWRALEQTLGTSTTG; from the coding sequence GTGCTGCCCGAAACGCTTGCCAAGGAGATCATCGCGGACCACCAGCGCCGCCCGCGTCACACCGGGCCGCTGGACGACGTGGAGGGCGTCACGCTGGACAATCCGGGCTGCGGGGATCAGGTGACCGTCTGGGCCGACGTGCAGGAGGGCCGGATCGCGGCCCTGACCTTCACCGGGAAGGGCTGCGCGATCAGTCAGAGCAGCGCCAGCCTGATGACGGTCGCCCTGACCGGCAAGACCCTGCCCGAGGCGCAGGCGCTGGCCGGGCAGTTCCGCGCGATGGTCATGGGCGAGGAACCGGGCGACCCGCACCTGGGCGACCTGCTGGCCCTCGCGGGTGTCAGTCGCCTGCACGCCCGGCGCCGGTGCGCACTCCTGGCGTGGCGGGCGCTGGAGCAGACCCTCGGAACGTCCACAACGGGCTGA